A genome region from Pseudorca crassidens isolate mPseCra1 chromosome 20, mPseCra1.hap1, whole genome shotgun sequence includes the following:
- the CMTM3 gene encoding CKLF-like MARVEL transmembrane domain-containing protein 3 — protein MWPPDPEPDPDREPAGRSQPHAALPGLRALLPARAFLCSLKGRLLLAETGLSFITFVCYVASSASAFLTAPLLEFLLALCFLFADAMQLNDKWQGLCWPMMDFLRCVTAALIYFAISITAVAKYSDGASKAAGVFGFFATIVFAIDFYLIFNDVAKFLKQGDSAGETAADKAEEENSDSDSD, from the exons atgtGGCCCCCAGACCCGGAGCCCGACCCAGACCGCGAGCCTGCCGGCCGCTCCCAGCCCCACGCGGCCCTTCCCGGGCTCCGCGCCCTCCTGCCGGCGCGCGCCTTCCTCTGCTCGCTCAAAGGCCGCCTCCTGCTGGCGGAGACG GGTCTCTCTTTCATCACCTTCGTCTGCTATGTGGCGTCCTCAGCATCCGCCTTCCTCACGGCGCCCCTGCTGGAGTTCCTGCTGGCCCTCTGCTTCCTCTTTGCTgatgccatgcagctgaacgacAAGTGGCAGGGCTTGTGCTGGCCCATGATG GACTTCCTACGCTGTGTCACAGCGGCCCTCATCTACTTCGCCATCTCCATCACAGCTGTGGCCAAATACTCGGACGGAGCTTCCAAAGCAGCCGGA GTGTTTGGCTTCTTTGCCACCATCGTGTTTGCAATTGACTTCTACCTGATCTTTAACGATGTGGCCAAATTCCTCAAACAAGGGGACTCCGCAGGTGAGACCGCAGCTGACAAGGCAGAAG AAGAGAATTCCGACTCTGACTCCGACTGA